A genomic window from Arthrobacter globiformis includes:
- the hflX gene encoding GTPase HflX, which produces MTNQQNSGSDPAAQDMSPEEIQAVIDRILAKDVPARNAAAADGGRADSKGVLGKAQAISQLAEEHSTFDGDQQDLEERRALRRTAGLSTELEDVTEVEYRQLRLERVVLAGLWSEGTLADAENSLRELAALAETAGSEVLDGLVQRRAKPDPGTFLGAGKALELKDVVMSTGADTVVVDAELAPSQRRGLEDIVKVKVIDRTALILDIFAQHAKSREGKAQVELAQLEYLLPRLRGWGESMSRQAGGQVGGAGAGMGSRGPGETKIELDRRRIRTRMAKLRREIAAMKPARETKRANRRRNEVPSVAIAGYTNAGKSSLLNRLTDAGVLVENALFATLDPTVRKAETSDGVGYTLADTVGFVRSLPTQLVEAFRSTLEEVADADLILHVVDVSHPDPEGQIAAVRSVFAEVDARKVPEIIVLNKADAADPFVVERLKQREPRHVVVSARTGEGIAELLKAISESIPRPNVKMQLLVPYHRGDLISKLHDSDAEILSLDHEEGGTRAVVMVREGLAAELESFSTDD; this is translated from the coding sequence ATGACCAATCAGCAAAATTCCGGATCCGACCCAGCCGCCCAGGACATGAGTCCCGAGGAGATCCAGGCTGTCATCGACCGGATTCTCGCCAAGGACGTCCCAGCCAGGAACGCAGCGGCAGCCGACGGCGGCCGCGCCGACAGCAAGGGTGTCCTGGGCAAGGCGCAGGCCATCTCACAGCTCGCCGAAGAGCACAGCACGTTCGACGGCGACCAGCAGGACCTCGAGGAACGCCGGGCACTGCGACGCACGGCCGGGCTGTCCACCGAACTCGAGGACGTCACCGAGGTCGAATACCGGCAGCTGCGCCTGGAACGCGTTGTTCTCGCCGGCCTCTGGAGCGAAGGCACCCTGGCTGACGCCGAAAACTCGCTGCGCGAACTCGCCGCGCTGGCCGAAACAGCCGGCTCGGAAGTCCTCGACGGCCTGGTCCAGCGCCGTGCCAAGCCGGACCCCGGCACGTTCCTCGGAGCAGGCAAGGCTTTGGAGCTCAAGGACGTCGTGATGTCCACCGGCGCGGACACCGTTGTGGTGGACGCCGAGCTCGCTCCGTCCCAGCGGCGCGGCCTTGAAGACATCGTCAAGGTGAAGGTCATCGACCGCACGGCACTCATCCTCGACATCTTCGCCCAGCACGCCAAGAGCCGCGAAGGCAAGGCCCAGGTGGAACTTGCGCAGCTCGAATACCTCCTCCCGCGCCTCCGCGGCTGGGGTGAATCCATGTCCCGCCAGGCCGGTGGCCAGGTGGGCGGTGCAGGCGCCGGCATGGGCTCGCGCGGTCCCGGTGAAACCAAGATCGAACTGGACCGGCGCAGGATCCGCACCCGGATGGCCAAGCTGCGGCGCGAAATCGCCGCGATGAAGCCGGCACGGGAGACCAAACGGGCCAACCGCCGTCGTAATGAAGTCCCGTCAGTGGCCATTGCCGGATACACCAACGCCGGGAAGTCCTCGCTGCTGAACCGCCTCACGGACGCCGGCGTCCTGGTGGAGAACGCCCTGTTCGCCACCCTGGACCCCACTGTCCGCAAGGCCGAGACCTCGGACGGCGTTGGCTACACGCTGGCCGACACCGTAGGCTTCGTCCGGTCCCTTCCCACCCAGCTGGTGGAGGCCTTCCGCTCCACCCTGGAGGAGGTGGCGGATGCAGACCTGATCCTGCACGTCGTGGACGTGTCCCACCCTGACCCGGAAGGTCAGATCGCCGCCGTGCGCTCAGTGTTCGCCGAGGTGGACGCCCGCAAGGTGCCCGAAATCATCGTCCTGAACAAGGCGGACGCCGCCGATCCGTTTGTGGTGGAGCGGCTCAAGCAGCGCGAACCGCGGCATGTGGTGGTTTCGGCACGCACGGGGGAGGGCATTGCCGAGCTGCTCAAGGCCATCAGCGAATCGATCCCGCGGCCGAACGTTAAGATGCAGCTGCTCGTCCCGTACCACCGGGGCGATCTAATCAGCAAGCTCCATGACTCCGACGCGGAGATCCTGAGCCTGGACCACGAAGAGGGCGGCACCCGCGCCGTGGTCATGGTCCGGGAAGGCCTCGCGGCTGAACTGGAATCCTTCAGCACCGATGACTGA
- a CDS encoding ATP-dependent DNA helicase produces the protein MTDEAAAAGAAATAGEQRVLDLLDRAVAGMGGQSRSGQHEMARQVARAIETGDHLLVQAGTGTGKSLAYLVPLIAHSLESNKPALVSTATLALQTQIVGRDLPRLLESLKPALDRPVKIALVKGRANYVCRHKLEGGFPSEEPSEGQLFSLGEDTSVPHFAAAVGGPSSQLGKEVVRLREWAEQTTTGDRDELLPGVTDRAWRQVSVTSMECLGSQKCPLAEECFSELARHNATEADVVVTNHAMLAVSAFEGLAVLPEYDVVVVDEAHELQDRVTGAVSGQLSVAMVHAAASGARKHTGITVDALNTAAANLEVALAGVPSGLLPNGLNDEQLDCVDQLREACRAALSDSKGDSNTTADGGRQLARSRLLVILELCERLIAARENREVVWFSRNSTFDPQQGYSAPDETAPALVNIAPLSVAGRLREGLFAGHTVVLTSATLAIGSAFEPAAGGLGLVGEGAPSWTGVDVGSPFDYPRQGILYVASHLPKPGRGTSPEALDELESLIRASGGGALCLFSSRRAAEEAADALRTRLDVSILCQGESTMTALVKQFADEPDTCLFGTMSLWQGVDVPGGSCRLVVIDRIPFPRPDDPLMTARSRAVAQAGGNGFMSVSATHAAIRLAQGAGRLIRSTNDKGVVAVLDSRLSTERYGGFLRAALPPFWPTTDRKTAVAALERLAGAQA, from the coding sequence ATGACTGACGAGGCGGCAGCCGCCGGTGCCGCGGCCACGGCCGGCGAGCAGCGTGTCCTTGACCTGCTCGACCGTGCCGTGGCGGGCATGGGCGGCCAAAGCCGCAGCGGCCAGCACGAGATGGCCCGGCAGGTGGCGCGCGCAATAGAAACGGGCGACCACCTGCTGGTTCAGGCCGGCACCGGAACCGGCAAGTCGCTGGCTTACCTGGTCCCGCTCATCGCACATTCGCTTGAGAGCAACAAGCCAGCCCTCGTATCCACTGCCACCCTCGCCCTGCAGACGCAGATCGTGGGCAGGGACCTTCCCCGGCTCCTGGAAAGCCTCAAGCCGGCACTCGACCGGCCCGTGAAAATTGCGCTGGTCAAGGGCCGCGCCAACTACGTCTGCAGGCACAAACTCGAAGGCGGCTTTCCCTCCGAGGAACCCTCGGAAGGCCAGCTCTTCTCGCTGGGCGAGGACACCAGCGTCCCGCACTTCGCCGCGGCGGTAGGCGGTCCTTCCTCGCAGCTCGGCAAGGAGGTGGTCCGGCTCCGCGAATGGGCGGAGCAGACCACCACGGGCGACCGTGACGAGTTGCTTCCCGGCGTCACGGACCGGGCCTGGCGGCAGGTGTCCGTCACGTCCATGGAATGCCTCGGCTCGCAGAAGTGCCCCCTCGCCGAAGAGTGCTTCAGTGAGCTTGCCCGCCACAACGCCACGGAAGCCGACGTCGTGGTGACCAACCACGCCATGCTGGCCGTCAGCGCGTTCGAAGGACTGGCGGTGCTGCCGGAGTACGACGTCGTGGTGGTGGACGAGGCCCACGAACTCCAGGACCGGGTAACCGGCGCTGTTTCGGGGCAGCTGTCTGTGGCCATGGTCCACGCCGCAGCGTCCGGCGCCCGCAAGCACACCGGCATTACCGTTGACGCCCTCAACACAGCGGCCGCCAACCTTGAGGTGGCTCTCGCCGGCGTTCCCAGCGGCTTGCTGCCCAACGGCCTGAACGACGAGCAGCTGGACTGCGTGGACCAGCTTCGTGAGGCCTGCCGGGCGGCGCTGTCGGATTCCAAGGGGGACAGCAATACAACCGCCGACGGCGGGCGGCAGCTCGCGCGCTCCCGCCTGCTGGTGATTCTGGAGCTTTGCGAACGGCTCATCGCCGCCCGGGAAAACCGCGAGGTGGTCTGGTTCTCCCGGAACAGCACGTTTGATCCCCAGCAGGGCTACTCTGCGCCGGACGAGACTGCCCCGGCGCTGGTCAACATCGCCCCGCTGAGCGTCGCAGGCCGGCTCCGGGAAGGCCTGTTCGCCGGGCATACAGTGGTGCTGACATCGGCCACTCTTGCCATCGGCTCTGCCTTCGAACCCGCAGCCGGCGGGTTGGGCCTGGTCGGGGAGGGCGCGCCGAGCTGGACCGGCGTCGACGTGGGGTCGCCCTTCGACTACCCCAGGCAGGGCATCCTCTATGTAGCGAGCCACCTGCCGAAACCGGGCCGTGGCACCTCGCCTGAGGCGCTGGACGAACTCGAGTCCCTCATCCGCGCCTCGGGCGGGGGAGCGCTTTGTCTGTTTTCCTCGCGGAGGGCGGCCGAGGAAGCTGCGGACGCCCTGCGCACGCGGCTGGATGTCAGCATTCTTTGCCAGGGCGAATCCACCATGACGGCCCTGGTGAAGCAGTTTGCTGACGAGCCCGATACCTGCCTGTTCGGCACGATGTCCCTGTGGCAGGGGGTCGACGTGCCGGGCGGGTCCTGCCGCCTGGTGGTCATTGACAGGATTCCCTTCCCGCGGCCGGACGATCCGCTGATGACCGCGCGGTCCCGGGCCGTTGCCCAGGCCGGCGGCAACGGCTTCATGTCCGTCTCCGCCACGCACGCGGCCATCAGGCTTGCCCAGGGCGCCGGACGGCTCATTCGGTCCACGAATGACAAGGGCGTGGTGGCCGTGCTGGACTCCAGGCTGTCCACGGAACGGTACGGCGGGTTCCTGCGGGCCGCGCTTCCGCCGTTCTGGCCAACGACAGACCGGAAGACCGCCGTCGCGGCACTGGAAAGGCTCGCCGGCGCACAGGCCTGA
- the lexA gene encoding transcriptional repressor LexA: MAAQASDGKAPQRSPRSQRTPKGLTLRQKKILETIQRSVNENGYPPSMREIGDTVGLASLSSVTHQLSQLEKLGYLRRDPKRPRAMEVLMPLTLDAGAAKSGGADKAPALGTAGATVSELPSAMDTAMVPLVGRIAAGGPILADQMVEELMPLPRQLVGHGELFMLRVAGDSMVDAAICDGDWVVVRRQSDAVNGDIVAALLDDEATVKTFRQRDGHTWLLPQNTQYEPILGDHAVVMGKVVSVLRSL; encoded by the coding sequence ATGGCAGCACAGGCCTCTGACGGCAAGGCTCCCCAGCGCAGCCCGCGGTCTCAGCGGACCCCCAAGGGACTAACACTCCGCCAGAAGAAGATCCTGGAAACCATCCAGCGTTCGGTCAACGAGAACGGCTACCCCCCGTCGATGCGGGAAATCGGCGACACCGTCGGCCTGGCCAGCCTGTCCAGCGTGACCCATCAGCTCTCGCAGCTGGAAAAGCTTGGCTACCTTCGACGTGACCCCAAGCGTCCGCGCGCCATGGAGGTCCTGATGCCGCTCACCCTGGACGCGGGGGCGGCGAAGTCCGGCGGCGCGGACAAGGCCCCGGCCCTGGGCACCGCAGGCGCTACCGTGTCCGAACTGCCCAGCGCGATGGACACCGCAATGGTTCCGCTGGTCGGCCGGATCGCCGCCGGCGGCCCCATCCTTGCGGACCAGATGGTGGAGGAGCTGATGCCGCTGCCCCGCCAGCTGGTGGGCCACGGCGAGCTGTTCATGCTCAGGGTCGCAGGCGATTCCATGGTTGACGCCGCCATCTGCGATGGGGACTGGGTGGTGGTCCGGCGGCAGAGCGACGCCGTCAACGGCGATATCGTCGCGGCGCTGCTCGACGACGAAGCCACGGTCAAGACATTCCGGCAGCGTGACGGCCACACGTGGCTGCTTCCACAGAACACGCAGTACGAACCCATCCTCGGCGACCACGCCGTTGTCATGGGCAAGGTGGTTTCCGTACTCCGCTCGCTGTAG
- a CDS encoding LysM peptidoglycan-binding domain-containing protein has product MSASPAVSASTATPFADSQRTAVSQLRAVPQPRAVSQSRAASRPGKPPRLRLTRRGRIVLIGLPLVLLAALILSLAGLLNSPAKAADTAGGLTVTPAVSVTVQPGESLWAIAGKVDPDRDPRDVIADIVQLNDLQAGKVMPGQQLFVPNK; this is encoded by the coding sequence ATGTCAGCTTCACCAGCAGTGTCGGCTTCAACAGCAACCCCGTTCGCGGATTCCCAGCGCACCGCGGTGTCTCAGCTGCGTGCGGTGCCTCAGCCGCGTGCAGTATCCCAGTCCCGTGCAGCTTCCCGGCCGGGCAAGCCGCCGCGCCTTCGCCTCACCCGCCGTGGCCGGATCGTCCTGATCGGCCTGCCGCTTGTTCTGCTGGCCGCCCTGATCCTGTCCCTGGCGGGGCTGCTGAACTCGCCGGCCAAAGCTGCGGACACCGCCGGCGGCCTGACCGTCACGCCCGCAGTTTCTGTCACGGTGCAGCCCGGTGAGTCGCTCTGGGCAATCGCCGGAAAAGTCGACCCCGACCGCGACCCCCGGGACGTGATTGCGGACATCGTCCAGCTCAACGACCTCCAGGCCGGGAAGGTCATGCCCGGCCAGCAGCTGTTCGTGCCGAACAAATAG
- a CDS encoding histidinol-phosphate transaminase, producing the protein MTDQLERLNRLPLRTNLRGLSPYGAPQLDVPILLNVNENTHGVPADVRAAITAAVSEAATGLNRYPDREFTELREALAEYLGHGLSADNLWAANGSNEVLQQILQAFGGPGRSLLSFPPTYSMYPLLASGTDTAYIAGKRADDYGLSAESAARQVRELQPNIVFLCSPNNPTGTGLGLDVVEAVYEAGEASQAIVVVDEAYHEFAHDGTPSALTLLPGRERLIVSRTMSKAFALAGARLGYMAAAPEVTDALRLVRLPYHLSAVTQATALAALQHREALMADVEDIKRQRDRIVAELTRMGLRPAASDSNYVFFGGLENPHEVWQELLDAGVLVRDVGIAGHLRVTAGTETETTAFLEALESILARQAALPA; encoded by the coding sequence GTGACTGACCAGCTTGAGCGACTGAACCGACTGCCCCTGCGGACCAACCTGAGGGGGCTGTCCCCTTACGGCGCCCCGCAGCTTGACGTTCCGATCCTGCTCAACGTCAACGAGAACACGCATGGCGTGCCCGCCGACGTGCGTGCGGCCATCACCGCGGCCGTAAGCGAGGCAGCCACCGGCCTCAACCGGTACCCCGACCGCGAATTCACCGAACTCCGGGAAGCCCTGGCAGAGTACCTCGGCCACGGGCTCAGCGCGGACAATCTCTGGGCAGCCAACGGCTCCAACGAGGTCCTCCAGCAGATCCTCCAGGCCTTCGGCGGCCCGGGCCGTTCACTCCTGAGCTTCCCGCCGACGTACTCCATGTACCCGCTCCTCGCCAGCGGCACGGACACCGCCTACATCGCCGGCAAGCGTGCCGACGACTACGGCCTCAGCGCCGAGTCGGCTGCACGCCAGGTGCGCGAACTCCAGCCCAACATCGTCTTCCTGTGCTCACCGAACAACCCCACCGGCACCGGCCTGGGCCTGGACGTGGTGGAAGCCGTCTACGAGGCGGGCGAGGCCAGCCAGGCGATCGTAGTCGTGGACGAGGCCTACCACGAGTTTGCGCACGACGGCACGCCCAGCGCCCTGACCCTGCTGCCCGGCCGGGAGCGGCTCATCGTCTCCCGGACCATGAGCAAGGCGTTCGCTCTTGCCGGTGCCCGCCTCGGTTACATGGCCGCGGCCCCGGAGGTGACCGACGCCCTGCGTCTGGTGCGCCTGCCCTACCACCTGTCCGCCGTTACGCAGGCAACCGCCCTCGCGGCCCTGCAGCACCGCGAGGCGCTTATGGCGGATGTCGAGGACATCAAGCGTCAGCGCGACCGGATTGTCGCGGAGCTGACACGGATGGGGCTGCGGCCCGCGGCATCCGACTCCAACTACGTCTTCTTCGGCGGGCTGGAGAACCCCCATGAGGTCTGGCAGGAACTGCTCGACGCAGGGGTGCTTGTCCGGGACGTCGGCATCGCCGGCCACCTTCGGGTGACCGCCGGTACTGAGACGGAAACCACAGCCTTCCTGGAAGCGCTCGAAAGCATCCTGGCCCGGCAGGCCGCACTTCCGGCCTAA
- the hisB gene encoding imidazoleglycerol-phosphate dehydratase HisB, with product MSDTGIKAAEARTARMERATSESSVLVEINLDGTGVSDISTSVPFYDHMLTALCKHSLIDMTVKATGDTHIDVHHTVEDVAITFGEVLRTALGNKAGIRRFGEATVPLDEALAHAVVDVSGRPYLVHGGEPAGQEYHLIGGHFTGSLTRHVFEAITLHAGICLHMNVIAGRDPHHIVEAQFKAFARALRAAVEPDPRVEGIPSTKGAL from the coding sequence ATGAGCGACACCGGTATCAAGGCTGCCGAGGCACGGACTGCACGCATGGAGCGGGCCACCAGCGAATCTTCCGTGCTGGTGGAGATCAACCTCGACGGCACCGGAGTGTCGGACATCAGCACGTCGGTCCCGTTCTATGACCACATGCTGACGGCGCTGTGCAAGCACTCACTCATCGACATGACCGTCAAGGCCACAGGCGACACCCACATCGACGTCCACCACACCGTCGAGGACGTGGCCATCACGTTCGGCGAGGTGCTGCGCACCGCTCTGGGCAACAAGGCCGGGATCCGCCGCTTCGGCGAGGCCACCGTGCCGCTGGACGAGGCCCTGGCGCACGCCGTCGTTGACGTCTCCGGCCGGCCCTACCTGGTGCACGGCGGCGAGCCCGCCGGGCAGGAGTACCACCTGATCGGCGGCCACTTCACGGGCTCGCTGACCCGGCACGTCTTCGAGGCCATCACGCTGCACGCCGGCATCTGCCTTCACATGAACGTCATCGCCGGCCGCGACCCGCACCACATCGTGGAAGCCCAGTTCAAGGCGTTCGCGCGGGCCCTCCGTGCAGCCGTCGAGCCGGATCCCCGTGTCGAAGGCATTCCGTCCACCAAGGGAGCACTGTGA
- the hisH gene encoding imidazole glycerol phosphate synthase subunit HisH, whose translation MTGKVLREGAILDPSATLKPASPEGKPTVTVLDYGSGNVRSAVRALERAGAEVILSSKPEDVLNADGLVVPGVGAFETVMRELKAVDGIRMIGRRVAGGRPVLGICVGLQVLFEAGVEHGTEAEGMGEWPGKVELLPAEVVPHMGWNTVKVPEGSRLFDGVEAERFYFVHSYGVQNWDFEVIQPRMAPPLVTWSEHGAPFIAAVENGPLCATQFHPEKSGDAGARLLKNWVDGLRGPHSRQAADA comes from the coding sequence GTGACCGGCAAAGTACTGCGCGAGGGCGCGATCCTCGATCCGTCGGCCACTCTGAAGCCGGCTTCCCCGGAGGGCAAGCCCACCGTCACCGTCCTGGACTACGGCTCCGGCAACGTCCGTTCCGCCGTGCGTGCCCTGGAACGTGCCGGTGCCGAGGTCATCCTGAGTTCCAAGCCCGAGGACGTGCTGAACGCCGACGGGCTGGTCGTTCCCGGTGTCGGCGCTTTCGAAACGGTCATGCGCGAGCTCAAGGCCGTTGACGGCATCCGGATGATCGGCCGCCGCGTGGCCGGCGGACGTCCGGTCCTCGGCATCTGCGTCGGCCTGCAGGTGCTCTTCGAGGCCGGCGTCGAACACGGGACTGAAGCCGAAGGCATGGGGGAGTGGCCTGGCAAGGTGGAGCTCCTTCCCGCTGAGGTGGTGCCGCACATGGGGTGGAACACCGTCAAGGTTCCGGAAGGCTCCAGGCTTTTCGACGGCGTCGAAGCTGAGCGGTTCTACTTCGTGCACTCTTATGGCGTCCAGAACTGGGACTTCGAAGTGATCCAGCCGCGGATGGCGCCGCCCCTGGTCACGTGGTCCGAGCACGGTGCCCCCTTCATCGCCGCCGTGGAGAACGGCCCCCTCTGCGCCACCCAGTTCCACCCGGAGAAATCCGGTGACGCCGGCGCGCGGCTGCTCAAGAACTGGGTCGACGGGCTCCGCGGGCCGCATTCCCGGCAGGCGGCGGACGCCTAA
- the priA gene encoding bifunctional 1-(5-phosphoribosyl)-5-((5-phosphoribosylamino)methylideneamino)imidazole-4-carboxamide isomerase/phosphoribosylanthranilate isomerase PriA, with product MTSQNELPVLELLPAVDVVNGQAVRLVQGEAGSETSYGTPLEAALNWQQQGAEWVHLVDLDAAFGRGSNADLLREVVGRLDIKVELSGGLRDDESLEKALDLGVARVNLGTAALENPDWTARAIDRFGDRIAVGLDVRGTTLAGRGWTKEGGDLWDVLGRLEEAGCARYVVTDVTKDGTLQGPNVELLRQMVEKTGKPVVASGGISSLDDLKVLRSLVPLGVEGAIVGKALYAGAFTLPEALDVAGRR from the coding sequence ATGACCAGCCAAAACGAGCTGCCGGTACTTGAACTGCTTCCCGCCGTCGACGTCGTGAACGGCCAGGCCGTCCGCCTGGTCCAGGGCGAGGCCGGCAGCGAGACAAGCTACGGAACGCCGCTGGAGGCGGCGCTCAACTGGCAGCAGCAGGGCGCGGAATGGGTCCACCTGGTGGATCTGGACGCTGCCTTCGGGCGCGGTTCAAACGCGGACCTGCTGCGCGAGGTGGTGGGCCGGCTGGACATCAAGGTCGAGCTTTCCGGCGGGCTCCGGGACGATGAATCCCTGGAAAAGGCACTGGACCTGGGCGTCGCCCGGGTGAACCTCGGCACCGCCGCCTTGGAGAACCCGGACTGGACCGCGCGGGCCATCGACCGCTTCGGTGACCGGATCGCCGTCGGGCTGGACGTCCGCGGAACCACTCTCGCCGGCCGCGGCTGGACCAAGGAAGGCGGAGACCTGTGGGACGTACTGGGCCGCCTCGAAGAGGCCGGCTGCGCACGCTACGTTGTTACCGACGTGACGAAGGACGGCACGCTGCAGGGACCGAACGTTGAACTCCTGCGGCAGATGGTGGAGAAGACCGGCAAGCCAGTAGTGGCGTCCGGCGGCATTTCCAGCCTTGATGACCTGAAGGTCCTGCGCTCCCTGGTGCCGCTCGGCGTCGAAGGCGCCATCGTGGGCAAGGCCCTGTACGCCGGCGCCTTCACCCTGCCCGAGGCCCTCGACGTCGCCGGACGCCGCTAG
- a CDS encoding SseB family protein, whose amino-acid sequence MTEHQRNSADGGGPGADLPPARRLPGHIEAALAGAGGATDSAGQPWAGRSLAGDDAKIHNFEDDDGTADAGYLTAVSALVAGDGDEAAVVASLATARVFVPVVAQLAEEAEGAHGVHADKQADMALVTLKAPDGRLAMPVFTSAAALASWHPEARPVAVYAARAALSAVAEGAELLVVDPGSEITFVVRRPGVWALAQQRQWVPAYLDTELAAVLRAGADGKPAVRGLEVLPGGGVATTTTSGRRVDGGGAGPELRVVLYLEDGLDAAAVQALVAGLQAEWSRNVLFGERVDSIEVKLRRAAQ is encoded by the coding sequence GTGACCGAGCACCAGCGCAACTCCGCGGACGGCGGCGGACCGGGCGCGGACCTGCCGCCGGCACGCCGGCTGCCCGGTCACATCGAGGCCGCCCTCGCCGGGGCAGGTGGCGCCACCGATTCGGCCGGACAGCCCTGGGCCGGACGCAGCCTCGCCGGTGACGACGCCAAGATCCACAACTTCGAGGACGACGACGGCACAGCCGACGCCGGCTACCTCACCGCAGTCTCTGCCCTTGTCGCCGGCGACGGCGACGAGGCCGCGGTGGTTGCCTCGCTCGCCACCGCCCGTGTCTTTGTCCCCGTGGTGGCACAGCTGGCGGAGGAAGCCGAGGGCGCGCATGGCGTGCACGCCGACAAGCAGGCCGACATGGCGCTGGTGACGCTCAAAGCACCCGACGGCCGCCTCGCCATGCCCGTGTTCACCTCGGCGGCAGCCCTGGCGTCGTGGCACCCGGAGGCGCGGCCCGTGGCCGTTTACGCCGCGAGGGCAGCCTTGTCCGCCGTCGCCGAAGGCGCCGAGCTGCTGGTCGTGGACCCCGGTTCGGAGATAACCTTCGTGGTCCGGCGCCCCGGCGTCTGGGCCCTCGCGCAGCAGCGGCAGTGGGTGCCGGCCTACCTGGACACCGAGCTGGCCGCGGTGCTGCGCGCCGGAGCGGACGGCAAGCCCGCAGTCCGCGGCCTCGAGGTCCTGCCCGGCGGGGGAGTGGCCACCACCACGACCTCAGGCCGCCGCGTCGATGGCGGCGGAGCCGGACCGGAACTGCGCGTGGTGCTCTATCTGGAGGACGGACTTGATGCAGCCGCGGTCCAGGCCCTCGTTGCCGGCCTCCAGGCCGAGTGGAGCCGGAATGTATTGTTTGGTGAGCGCGTTGATTCGATCGAAGTCAAGCTAAGGCGCGCCGCGCAGTAG
- a CDS encoding MFS transporter, whose product MNFSLYRELLAVRPIRRLLAVGMIARIPHSAAGVLLTLHIVLTLGEGYAAAGTAAAVMTIGIALGAPWRGRRVDTAGLRTALIPSVISETVIWSIVPHVSYQWLLPLVFVGGLLTLPIFSVVRQSLGVLADGDQRRTAFALDAVSTELVFMIGPAAGAVVATSGHSVLGLTAVGVSTSLAGLFLMWFNPPTRSAVRSESCEADEQEAAEVAVVAAAPAHLQEAAAELGPAAAGSRRRAVLKGRVAHSFGWFTAAVAAVFAVAAGAGMVLSGTDVGIVAALETGGHQAEIGVVFLFWCAASVVGGLVYGAMHRPVSPILLLLGMAALTIPMGFATDTLTLSLLSLLPGLLCAPVLSAASEKVAELVDEARRGEAMGWYGSALTAGVALGAPLAGLFIDSIGAAGGFVSVGVAGVLLCVVGLVLQQRRRRAATS is encoded by the coding sequence GTGAATTTCAGCCTGTACCGGGAGCTGCTGGCCGTTCGGCCCATCCGCCGGCTCCTGGCGGTGGGCATGATTGCCCGCATTCCCCATTCGGCGGCGGGCGTCCTGCTGACGCTGCACATCGTCCTGACCCTCGGCGAGGGCTATGCGGCCGCGGGAACGGCGGCCGCCGTGATGACCATCGGAATCGCGCTTGGCGCACCTTGGCGCGGCCGCCGGGTGGATACGGCGGGTCTGCGGACGGCCCTGATACCTTCCGTGATTTCGGAAACCGTCATCTGGTCCATCGTGCCGCACGTCTCCTACCAGTGGCTGCTGCCCCTCGTGTTTGTCGGCGGCCTGCTGACCCTTCCCATTTTCAGCGTGGTGCGGCAGTCCCTGGGCGTGCTGGCGGACGGTGACCAGCGCAGGACCGCGTTCGCGCTGGACGCAGTCAGCACCGAGCTGGTGTTTATGATCGGCCCGGCAGCGGGTGCTGTGGTGGCCACGAGCGGCCATTCCGTGCTGGGGCTGACCGCCGTCGGTGTCTCGACGTCGCTGGCCGGGCTCTTCCTGATGTGGTTCAACCCGCCCACCCGCAGTGCTGTCCGCAGCGAATCCTGTGAGGCGGACGAGCAGGAAGCTGCGGAGGTAGCCGTTGTGGCCGCCGCCCCCGCACACCTGCAGGAGGCTGCGGCTGAGCTCGGCCCCGCGGCGGCGGGCAGCAGGCGGCGGGCTGTTTTGAAGGGCCGGGTGGCGCACAGCTTCGGCTGGTTCACCGCAGCGGTAGCCGCGGTCTTCGCCGTCGCCGCCGGCGCCGGCATGGTGCTCAGCGGCACCGACGTGGGCATCGTGGCCGCGCTGGAGACCGGGGGCCACCAGGCCGAGATCGGCGTTGTGTTCCTCTTCTGGTGCGCCGCCTCGGTGGTGGGCGGCCTTGTTTACGGGGCCATGCACCGGCCTGTTTCACCGATTCTCCTGCTGCTGGGCATGGCTGCCCTGACCATTCCCATGGGCTTTGCCACCGACACGCTGACGCTCAGCCTGCTGTCGCTGCTTCCGGGGCTCCTGTGTGCTCCGGTCCTTTCGGCAGCTTCCGAGAAGGTGGCCGAACTGGTCGATGAAGCCCGGCGGGGCGAGGCCATGGGCTGGTACGGGTCCGCGCTGACCGCGGGCGTGGCACTGGGGGCTCCGCTGGCCGGACTTTTCATCGACAGCATTGGCGCTGCGGGAGGCTTCGTGTCCGTCGGAGTGGCAGGAGTGCTGCTTTGCGTCGTGGGGCTTGTCCTGCAGCAGCGGCGCCGCCGCGCCGCCACATCCTGA